The following are from one region of the Bacteroidota bacterium genome:
- a CDS encoding TIGR03987 family protein, with the protein MIIAVGFINLAFVLYTVGVWAEKIKGQLKWWHAIVFWFGVAADSTGTGAMGVLAGSVFQFNFHGLTGMLAILLMLFHAIWATIVLAKKNEKMILKFHKYSLFVWIIWLIPMITGMVFGTMH; encoded by the coding sequence ATGATCATTGCTGTTGGATTCATAAATCTTGCATTTGTACTATACACAGTTGGTGTTTGGGCTGAAAAAATTAAGGGACAACTTAAGTGGTGGCATGCTATTGTTTTTTGGTTTGGTGTAGCAGCCGATTCAACTGGAACTGGTGCAATGGGAGTATTGGCTGGATCTGTATTCCAGTTTAATTTTCATGGTTTAACTGGGATGTTGGCTATTCTTCTTATGCTGTTTCATGCTATTTGGGCAACTATTGTCCTTGCAAAGAAAAATGAAAAAATGATTTTGAAATTCCACAAATACAGCCTTTTTGTATGGATTATCTGGTTAATTCCTATGATTACAGGGATGGTGTTTGGAACGATGCATTAA